In Candidatus Beckwithbacteria bacterium, the genomic stretch CTACACTAGCTTTGTCATGCCGAAAAAAGCTTCCTCTGTATATATTTGTCAAAACTGCAACTACCAGAGTCCTAAGTGGTTAGGTCAATGTCCTAGTTGCAAAGCTTGGAACAGCCTGGTTGAAACTGCGGTAGCACCAACTCCAGCTGGGTTTAGGAGTAAAACAGGAGTTCAGGCAGTTCCAGCCGCTACCTTAAAACTAGCTACGGTGGCTAGTAAACAGTTTAAACGAATTGCCACGCCCTTTACTGAGCTGGATCGAGTTTTAGGAGGAGGAATTGTGCCTGGATCAGTGACGTTGGTGGCTGGTCCACCCGGGATTGGTAAATCCAGCCTATTAACCTCAGTTGTTGCTAAGCTCAAGGGATTATATGTTTTAGGAGAAGAATCACCTCAACAGGTCAAACTGCGGGTGGAACGAATGGGCTTGCCAGTTGATTTTGAAGTCCTACCGGAAACCAATGCTGAAACTATTGTAGCTACAATTGGCAAGCAGCCTTTGGTAGTCGTTGACTCGATTCAGACGCTTTGGACCCAGAAACTGACAGGTGTAGCTGGTTCGGTAGGCCAAGTTCGGGAATCAGCCCAAATGTTGCTCCAACAGGCTAAAGCTACTGACGTCCCCATAATTATTGTTGGACACGTTACTAAGGAGGGATCTGTAGCCGGACCCAAGGTTTTAGAACACTTAGTGGATACAGTTCTACAATTTGAAGGGGATAGCAAGCATGAGTACCGCCTGTTACGGGCGGCTAAAAACCGTTTTGGCCCCACTGATGAAGTAGGGGTGTTTGCCATGCACGACCAAGGTTTAATTGAGGTCAAAAACCCCTCAGATCTATTTTTACAAGATAGGCAAGCCGGTAATCCAGCTGGTAGTGTCGTGGTAGCTACTATGCAAGGAGTCAGGCCTGTCTTGGTAGAAAT encodes the following:
- the radA gene encoding DNA repair protein RadA — translated: MPKKASSVYICQNCNYQSPKWLGQCPSCKAWNSLVETAVAPTPAGFRSKTGVQAVPAATLKLATVASKQFKRIATPFTELDRVLGGGIVPGSVTLVAGPPGIGKSSLLTSVVAKLKGLYVLGEESPQQVKLRVERMGLPVDFEVLPETNAETIVATIGKQPLVVVDSIQTLWTQKLTGVAGSVGQVRESAQMLLQQAKATDVPIIIVGHVTKEGSVAGPKVLEHLVDTVLQFEGDSKHEYRLLRAAKNRFGPTDEVGVFAMHDQGLIEVKNPSDLFLQDRQAGNPAGSVVVATMQGVRPVLVEIQALVNPTDLAMPRRVGTGIDQKRLQILCAVLSKHTGLKLSDKDVFVNVAGGLNLREPAADLGICLAIASSYKNKPVPQKTVAIGEVGLLGEIRQVSFMDKRSKEARAQGFAHIISAKEVAWIRQAVSKLQ